In Nostoc sp. UHCC 0926, a single genomic region encodes these proteins:
- a CDS encoding chemotaxis protein CheW codes for METQEKFLSFNLGLRDTAVISLQHITEVLQVSLPEICGVPQMPSSVFGIYNWRGEMLWLVDLEAMLGYPPISQGSNLLSRMMAIVLENKGKYLGLLVRQLIDIEWLDTQQMKPPTTELFYPKISPFLQGYFINDSEEIIFNLDAITIIQAPMWEIHN; via the coding sequence TTGGAAACCCAGGAAAAGTTTTTAAGTTTTAATTTGGGACTAAGGGATACAGCCGTAATTTCGTTACAACACATCACAGAAGTTTTGCAAGTATCATTACCAGAAATATGTGGCGTTCCTCAGATGCCCAGTAGCGTCTTTGGTATTTATAACTGGCGCGGTGAGATGCTTTGGTTAGTGGATTTAGAGGCAATGTTAGGTTATCCTCCAATTTCACAAGGATCAAATTTACTTTCAAGAATGATGGCGATTGTTCTAGAAAATAAGGGTAAGTATTTGGGACTATTGGTGCGACAGCTTATAGATATTGAATGGCTGGATACTCAGCAAATGAAACCCCCAACTACCGAATTATTTTATCCGAAAATATCACCTTTTTTACAGGGATATTTTATTAATGATTCTGAAGAGATAATTTTTAATTTGGATGCCATAACGATTATCCAAGCTCCCATGTGGGAGATTCATAATTGA